A portion of the Candidatus Zixiibacteriota bacterium genome contains these proteins:
- a CDS encoding DinB family protein, giving the protein MSISKDFLLPHLTNNHRATRRLLEDVTDKESLVTVPNTNSHIRWITGHIITTCYSATKALKKEPTIDPSLLALFKRGEPVAADSSLYPSMDVLRVSIQTIHEELQQAANDATDEILQSPFGDPASKTSVLNWVLTLASHDFYHTGQIMLIRRHLGKEALFG; this is encoded by the coding sequence ATGTCTATTTCAAAAGATTTTCTTCTGCCACACCTGACAAACAATCATCGAGCAACACGCAGGCTGCTTGAGGATGTCACCGATAAAGAATCTCTGGTCACCGTGCCGAACACAAACAGCCACATCCGCTGGATAACCGGACATATCATCACGACCTGCTATTCTGCAACTAAGGCGCTCAAAAAAGAGCCGACCATTGATCCATCGCTTCTCGCCCTCTTCAAACGTGGAGAGCCAGTTGCCGCAGATTCGTCGCTCTATCCGTCAATGGATGTGCTGCGTGTGTCGATCCAGACAATCCATGAGGAACTTCAACAAGCCGCAAACGACGCCACCGATGAGATTTTGCAATCTCCTTTCGGCGATCCGGCTTCAAAAACATCGGTACTCAACTGGGTTTTGACTTTGGCTAGTCATGATTTTTACCATACCGGACAGATAATGCTGATTCGGAGACATCTTGGCAAAGAGGCCCTGTTCGGGTAA
- a CDS encoding ATP-binding protein, with protein sequence MRLPSQRLILIAVFTVLLIVLVNLVWWLFYQKTERMLDEQLARRLSSLAQASTITLSNSLILSLRDGDLDSYAATVGLLEELRLTDSLSEVFILDETYRYLATTSLEADSTYFLTLINGIYLDSLFFGLTENVIVSPTYQTGSLYLKSVFAPIRDSLGVTYAVLGVEASVDYFEDLYTLKTGLSFSTAMSLLAGLGLGLIFLLLQRQLNRTERRLFLSETHAYLGRMVAVVAHEIKTPLMIIRGSAERIKKKTDMNEAGDIIEEADRLNGVVSGYLSFAKADGALLSGDHAERFDCIPFISDVKKQIVAKYAPEVIIWLEYELPDTFPVTSYRGSLRQVLVNLLFNGADACKNATKPITLGLFFEQQARTFSIHVIDTGTGISKQEQRKLFEPFYTTKQTGSGLGLYLSKKLIVEMGGNLHIESKKNEGTAMVVTLPVDMKDAHGQNINR encoded by the coding sequence ATGCGTTTACCGAGCCAGCGTCTGATACTTATCGCCGTATTCACGGTTCTTCTCATTGTGCTTGTCAATTTGGTGTGGTGGCTCTTTTATCAGAAGACCGAACGGATGCTCGACGAGCAACTTGCCCGACGGCTGTCGTCACTTGCGCAGGCATCGACCATCACTTTGTCTAATTCTTTAATCCTCTCATTGAGAGACGGAGATCTTGACAGCTATGCGGCAACCGTCGGCCTGCTCGAAGAACTCCGGCTGACTGATTCACTGTCAGAAGTCTTTATCCTTGATGAGACATATCGCTATCTTGCGACTACCTCTCTGGAAGCCGATTCGACTTATTTCCTGACGCTTATCAATGGTATTTATCTTGATTCGCTGTTCTTTGGATTGACTGAGAATGTTATTGTCAGTCCCACCTATCAGACCGGCTCACTTTATCTCAAGTCTGTATTCGCTCCCATTCGTGACTCGCTGGGTGTCACCTATGCCGTGCTGGGAGTTGAAGCCAGTGTCGATTATTTTGAGGACCTATACACACTCAAAACGGGTTTGAGCTTTTCGACAGCTATGTCACTTCTCGCGGGACTTGGTCTTGGATTGATCTTCCTGCTTTTACAACGCCAATTGAATCGAACCGAACGAAGACTATTCCTGAGCGAAACTCATGCCTACCTTGGACGGATGGTCGCAGTGGTGGCCCACGAAATAAAAACCCCCCTCATGATTATTCGCGGCTCGGCAGAACGAATAAAAAAAAAGACAGATATGAACGAAGCCGGAGATATAATAGAAGAGGCCGACCGGCTCAATGGAGTCGTTTCGGGCTATCTCTCTTTTGCCAAGGCTGATGGCGCTCTGCTCTCCGGTGACCATGCCGAACGCTTTGACTGCATCCCGTTTATTTCAGACGTCAAAAAACAGATTGTGGCAAAATACGCTCCTGAAGTTATAATTTGGTTGGAGTATGAATTGCCCGATACTTTTCCGGTGACCAGCTACCGGGGCTCGCTTCGCCAGGTTCTTGTCAATTTGTTATTCAACGGCGCCGATGCCTGTAAGAATGCCACTAAGCCTATTACGTTAGGATTGTTTTTTGAGCAACAAGCGCGAACATTCAGCATACACGTTATCGATACGGGAACCGGCATCTCGAAACAAGAGCAGAGGAAACTGTTTGAACCCTTTTATACGACAAAACAAACCGGATCCGGGCTGGGTCTGTATCTCTCAAAAAAACTAATTGTCGAAATGGGCGGAAATCTACACATTGAATCAAAGAAAAACGAAGGGACAGCTATGGTAGTAACGCTGCCGGTCGATATGAAAGACGCTCATGGCCAGAATATTAATCGTTGA
- the metK gene encoding methionine adenosyltransferase, with protein sequence MSRGNFLFTSESVTEGHPDKLADQISDGVLDAVLAKDRKARVACETFVTTGLVIVGGEITTHAYVDINGIVRGIIKDVGYTKSSYGFTHNTCAILNTIGTQSPDIAQGVNTGGAGDQGLMTGYACRETKELMPLPIMMAHKLAARLAEVRKKGILKYLGPDGKSQVTVEYEDSKPKRIDTIVVSTQHSEDILDKTGKKITNRSREEIIKTVILPVVPQKLIDKKTKFYVNPTGKFVIGGPQSDTGMTGRKIIVDTYGGMASHGGGAFSGKDATKVDRSACYMARYIAKNVVASGLSDKCTIQLAYAIGIAEPVSLMVFADGTEKIPERQLAKIIRRHFDLTPRGIIQSLDLLRPIYRKTAAYGHFGRTEREFTWEKTDKAKLLLKDA encoded by the coding sequence ATGTCTCGCGGAAATTTTTTGTTTACATCCGAATCGGTGACAGAAGGCCATCCCGACAAACTCGCCGATCAGATCTCGGACGGCGTCCTCGACGCTGTTTTGGCAAAAGATCGCAAAGCCCGAGTGGCTTGCGAAACATTTGTCACAACCGGCCTTGTTATTGTGGGGGGTGAGATCACAACCCATGCCTATGTCGATATTAATGGTATTGTGCGCGGGATAATCAAAGATGTCGGTTACACCAAAAGTTCTTACGGTTTCACCCATAACACCTGCGCCATTCTCAATACCATAGGCACCCAGTCGCCCGATATTGCCCAAGGTGTAAACACTGGCGGCGCCGGAGATCAGGGCCTCATGACCGGTTATGCCTGCCGTGAGACAAAAGAATTGATGCCGCTTCCCATTATGATGGCGCACAAATTAGCAGCTCGGCTTGCCGAAGTCCGCAAAAAAGGAATCCTGAAATATCTCGGACCGGACGGGAAATCACAGGTCACGGTTGAATACGAAGATAGCAAACCGAAACGAATCGACACGATTGTTGTCTCGACCCAGCACTCCGAGGATATTTTGGATAAGACCGGCAAAAAAATAACAAATCGGTCGCGCGAGGAGATTATCAAAACGGTCATCCTGCCCGTTGTCCCCCAAAAGCTCATCGACAAAAAGACAAAGTTCTATGTCAACCCGACCGGAAAATTTGTCATCGGTGGTCCGCAGTCGGATACAGGAATGACCGGAAGAAAAATCATTGTGGATACCTATGGCGGAATGGCATCGCATGGCGGCGGCGCATTTTCAGGCAAAGATGCCACAAAGGTTGACCGCTCGGCCTGCTACATGGCGCGCTATATCGCAAAGAATGTTGTTGCATCCGGCCTCTCCGACAAATGCACAATCCAGCTTGCATACGCTATCGGGATCGCCGAGCCGGTCTCGCTTATGGTCTTTGCCGACGGCACCGAGAAGATCCCTGAAAGACAATTGGCAAAAATCATCCGAAGACATTTTGATCTCACTCCGAGGGGAATTATTCAATCGCTTGATCTGCTTCGGCCTATTTATCGCAAGACTGCGGCGTATGGACACTTCGGACGCACCGAGCGCGAATTCACCTGGGAGAAAACTGACAAAGCAAAACTCTTATTAAAGGACGCGTAG
- the ahcY gene encoding adenosylhomocysteinase, which translates to MATTSDIKDAALASEGKKRIEWAEKSMPVLRLIRERFTKEKPLKGITIAACLHVTTETANLMITLKAGGANAVLCASNPLSTQDAAASALVHEYGIPVFAINGEDNKTYYKHINQAIDTKPNITMDDGADLVSVLHTERKESVANVLAGTEETTTGVIRLKAMAQDDALLFPVIAVNDSKTKHFFDNRYGTGQSTLDGVIRATNMLIAGSTVVIAGYGWCGRGVAVRAKGLGATVIVTEVDPVKAIEAVMDGYLVMPMSKAAPLGDLFITVTGDVNVIRIEHFVKMKDGAIICNSGHFNAEIDLPALAKSSSKRRMVRQHIEEFTIKGKKIYLLAEGRLINLAAAEGHPAMVMDMSFANQALSAEYVVKNHSKLSRQVYVVPEKIDAAIAALKLKSMGISIDKLTPEQKKYLASWEMGTV; encoded by the coding sequence ATGGCGACAACCTCAGATATTAAAGATGCCGCGCTTGCTAGCGAAGGAAAAAAGAGAATAGAGTGGGCCGAAAAGAGCATGCCCGTGCTTCGCCTCATCCGTGAGCGATTCACAAAGGAAAAGCCGCTCAAAGGCATTACGATTGCCGCATGCCTTCATGTCACCACCGAGACTGCCAATCTGATGATTACCCTCAAAGCAGGCGGAGCAAATGCGGTGCTGTGCGCATCAAATCCCCTCTCAACTCAGGATGCGGCAGCATCGGCATTGGTACATGAATACGGCATTCCTGTGTTTGCCATCAATGGCGAAGACAACAAAACGTACTACAAACATATAAACCAGGCTATTGACACCAAGCCGAATATCACAATGGATGACGGCGCAGACCTTGTAAGTGTCCTGCACACCGAGCGCAAAGAGTCTGTCGCCAATGTTCTTGCCGGAACCGAGGAAACAACCACAGGCGTAATCAGATTAAAGGCGATGGCTCAGGATGACGCTCTTTTATTTCCTGTGATTGCCGTCAATGACTCTAAAACAAAACATTTTTTTGATAACCGATACGGAACCGGTCAATCGACCCTTGACGGCGTAATCCGCGCGACAAATATGCTTATCGCCGGATCGACAGTCGTCATCGCCGGCTATGGCTGGTGCGGGCGCGGAGTGGCGGTTCGGGCGAAGGGTCTTGGCGCGACCGTTATCGTGACCGAAGTCGATCCGGTAAAGGCCATTGAAGCGGTTATGGACGGTTATTTGGTCATGCCAATGTCCAAAGCCGCTCCGCTGGGAGACCTTTTTATTACTGTCACCGGGGATGTCAATGTTATTCGTATAGAGCATTTTGTTAAGATGAAAGACGGCGCGATTATCTGCAACTCGGGACATTTCAATGCCGAGATAGACCTTCCCGCCCTGGCAAAATCTTCTTCAAAACGGCGCATGGTCAGACAGCACATCGAGGAGTTTACTATAAAAGGGAAGAAGATTTATCTTCTGGCCGAAGGGCGCCTTATCAATCTGGCCGCCGCAGAGGGGCATCCGGCGATGGTGATGGATATGTCATTTGCCAATCAGGCTCTCTCGGCGGAGTATGTCGTGAAAAACCACAGCAAATTATCCCGCCAGGTGTACGTTGTGCCGGAGAAGATCGACGCCGCAATTGCGGCCTTGAAATTGAAATCGATGGGTATATCGATAGACAAATTGACACCCGAACAAAAAAAGTACCTCGCCTCATGGGAGATGGGAACGGTTTAA
- a CDS encoding PaaI family thioesterase — translation MPAFTPQNPNYRASVEKLFEATPMHNHLGIRLSSIEPGRVVACMEMHQSLTQQHGAFHAGALITLADAVAGCAAWSLIGKGENLVSISINTSLVRMAQAKRVMAEGWVVKAGSKFYFCQAEVYDESDSSKKPLIAASIVIGVV, via the coding sequence ATGCCGGCTTTTACACCGCAAAATCCAAATTATCGCGCCTCGGTTGAAAAACTATTTGAGGCAACACCAATGCACAACCATTTGGGGATTAGGTTATCGAGCATAGAGCCGGGACGGGTTGTCGCTTGTATGGAAATGCATCAATCGCTTACGCAGCAGCATGGTGCCTTTCATGCCGGGGCTTTGATTACACTCGCCGATGCCGTCGCAGGCTGCGCAGCTTGGTCGCTGATTGGCAAAGGTGAAAATCTGGTCTCTATTAGCATTAACACATCACTTGTGAGAATGGCCCAAGCGAAACGTGTTATGGCAGAAGGATGGGTAGTAAAGGCCGGCTCCAAATTTTATTTTTGTCAGGCTGAGGTCTACGATGAGTCAGATTCGAGCAAAAAACCGCTGATAGCTGCATCAATAGTGATCGGGGTGGTATAG
- a CDS encoding sugar phosphate nucleotidyltransferase produces MKVIIPVAGIGTRLRPHTHSTPKPLLHVAGRPILAHILEPIVKLSPDEVIFVVGFMGEQIVEWVKKHYTFRATFIQQDKLLGLGYALHLAMANIDNEPLLVVLGDTIADCDLGQFIKIGENVLGLRQVDDPKRFGLAEIQNGIVARLEEKPEHPKSNLAVIGLYYFKSAAPVKKSLSNLVESGKTTRGEIQLTDALQDMIDGGTKFTPFEVKRWYDCGKKETMLETNRYLLQSQAATAPSPNAYSGSLIKPPVYIAANASIIDSILGPFTSVSAGTTIKNSTVANSIVGEDVTIESMHIIDSLVGHRSKLIGLMDRVSVFNIGEDTSIACDKSRP; encoded by the coding sequence ATGAAAGTAATCATTCCGGTCGCTGGAATCGGCACCCGATTGCGGCCACATACCCATTCGACCCCCAAACCGCTTCTGCATGTGGCGGGCAGGCCGATTCTCGCCCATATTTTGGAGCCAATTGTCAAACTTTCTCCAGACGAAGTCATTTTTGTGGTCGGTTTTATGGGTGAGCAGATTGTAGAGTGGGTAAAGAAGCACTATACGTTTCGTGCGACCTTTATTCAGCAGGATAAACTGCTGGGGCTCGGTTATGCCCTTCATTTGGCTATGGCAAATATCGACAACGAGCCGCTGCTTGTGGTGCTTGGCGATACCATCGCCGACTGTGATCTGGGGCAATTCATTAAGATCGGGGAGAATGTGCTGGGGTTGCGCCAAGTTGACGATCCTAAACGATTCGGACTTGCCGAAATTCAAAATGGAATCGTCGCTAGACTCGAAGAAAAACCCGAGCATCCAAAATCGAACCTTGCCGTCATTGGTCTCTATTATTTCAAGAGCGCCGCGCCAGTCAAAAAGTCACTCTCGAACCTTGTTGAGTCGGGAAAAACAACCCGCGGTGAGATCCAGTTGACCGATGCCTTGCAGGATATGATAGATGGCGGGACGAAATTCACTCCCTTCGAAGTCAAACGATGGTATGATTGCGGCAAAAAAGAGACGATGCTTGAGACCAACAGATACCTCCTTCAGTCACAGGCCGCAACCGCTCCGTCTCCAAATGCGTATTCCGGCTCGCTTATCAAGCCTCCGGTCTACATTGCGGCCAATGCCTCGATAATCGATTCTATCCTTGGACCGTTCACTTCGGTCTCAGCCGGAACAACCATTAAAAACAGTACTGTCGCCAATTCAATTGTTGGAGAAGATGTAACTATCGAATCGATGCATATTATAGATTCATTGGTCGGACATCGATCAAAATTGATTGGATTGATGGACCGAGTCTCGGTCTTCAATATCGGCGAGGATACATCGATTGCCTGCGACAAGAGTCGCCCCTAA